One window of Kosakonia cowanii JCM 10956 = DSM 18146 genomic DNA carries:
- a CDS encoding glycoside hydrolase family 1 protein codes for MKAFPAGFLWGGAIAANQVEGAWQEDGKGPSTSDMQPNGVFGELVERKEGDSALKDVAIDFYHRYPEDVALFAEMGFNCLRISIAWTRIFPNGDESTPNEAGLAFYDDLFDELAEHGITPLVTLSHYEMPWGLVKEYGGWGSRETIRCFEHYARTVFSRYQNKVKLWLTFNEINMSLHAPMTGVGLPNSSSKAEVYQAIHHQLVASALAVKACHEIIPDAKIGNMLLGGLMYPLSCKPEDVFETLQQNRSWAFFGDVQCRGAYPGYMLRYFRDNGIEIEITDADREALRTTVDFISFSYYMSGCVTADEALNEQLRGNILSMVPNPHLPSSEWGWQIDPLGLRTLLNMMWDRWQKPLFIVENGLGAKDHVEADGSIHDDYRIAYMNDHLLQVREAIEDGVEMLGYTSWGPIDLVSASKAEISKRYGFIYVDREDDGSGTLARSRKKSFFWYRDVIASNGANLE; via the coding sequence ATGAAAGCATTTCCAGCAGGATTTTTATGGGGCGGTGCCATTGCCGCCAATCAGGTTGAAGGCGCATGGCAGGAGGATGGCAAAGGCCCTTCGACATCCGATATGCAGCCGAACGGCGTATTTGGGGAGCTTGTTGAGCGCAAAGAGGGCGACAGCGCGCTGAAAGATGTGGCGATCGACTTCTACCACCGCTACCCGGAAGATGTCGCCCTGTTTGCCGAAATGGGCTTTAACTGCCTGCGTATCTCCATCGCCTGGACGCGTATTTTCCCTAACGGCGATGAGAGTACGCCAAATGAAGCGGGGCTGGCATTTTACGACGACCTGTTTGATGAGCTGGCGGAGCACGGCATCACGCCGCTGGTGACGCTGTCGCACTACGAAATGCCGTGGGGATTAGTAAAAGAGTACGGCGGCTGGGGCAGCCGGGAGACGATCCGCTGCTTTGAACACTATGCCCGCACGGTGTTTAGCCGCTATCAAAACAAAGTGAAGCTGTGGCTCACCTTCAATGAGATCAATATGTCGCTCCATGCGCCGATGACCGGCGTCGGGTTGCCAAACAGCAGCAGCAAAGCGGAAGTCTACCAGGCGATTCACCATCAGCTGGTGGCGAGCGCCCTGGCGGTTAAAGCGTGCCATGAGATTATCCCGGACGCCAAAATCGGCAATATGCTGCTCGGCGGGTTGATGTATCCACTCAGCTGCAAGCCGGAAGATGTGTTTGAGACGCTGCAGCAGAACCGTAGCTGGGCCTTCTTTGGCGACGTACAGTGCCGCGGGGCCTATCCCGGCTATATGCTGCGCTACTTCCGTGATAACGGCATTGAGATTGAGATCACCGACGCGGATCGCGAAGCGCTGCGCACCACGGTCGATTTCATCTCCTTCAGCTACTACATGAGCGGCTGCGTCACCGCCGATGAAGCGCTTAACGAGCAGCTGCGCGGCAATATTCTCAGCATGGTGCCGAATCCGCATCTGCCCAGTTCCGAATGGGGCTGGCAGATCGATCCGCTTGGCCTGCGCACGCTGCTGAATATGATGTGGGATCGCTGGCAGAAGCCGCTGTTTATTGTTGAGAACGGGTTGGGCGCGAAGGATCATGTGGAGGCGGACGGCAGTATTCATGATGATTACCGCATCGCCTACATGAACGACCATCTACTTCAGGTGCGTGAAGCGATTGAGGATGGCGTCGAGATGCTGGGCTACACCAGTTGGGGGCCTATCGATCTGGTGAGCGCCTCGAAAGCGGAAATCTCCAAGCGCTACGGTTTTATCTACGTTGACCGCGAAGATGATGGCAGCGGCACGCTGGCGCGCAGCCGCAAGAAGAGCTTCTTCTGGTATCGCGATGTGATCGCCAGCAACGGCGCGAACCTGGAGTAA
- the bglG gene encoding transcriptional antiterminator BglG, translating into MRIAKILNNNVAVVLDEQQREQVVMGRGIAFQKRPGDRLDEGAIEKVFALQSDDLVRRLGELLNQIPLEVMTTCDRIIALASERLGKLQESLYITLTDHCYFAIERQKKGLLIRNGLLWEIKRLYPKEFALGHEARAIIARRLGVTLPEDEAGFIALHLVTAQLNSAMPEVMHITRAMQEILHIVQYQLKLEYDEEGLSYQRFVTHLKFFSQRMLNSTVVDDDDLSLHQAVKDNYPLAWKCAEKVALHLASTYQRRLTNEETMFLALHIERVRKEQR; encoded by the coding sequence ATGCGTATCGCCAAAATATTAAACAATAACGTCGCCGTGGTGCTGGACGAGCAGCAGCGCGAGCAGGTGGTGATGGGGCGCGGTATTGCATTTCAGAAGCGTCCCGGCGATCGGCTCGACGAGGGGGCGATTGAAAAGGTCTTCGCACTGCAAAGCGACGATCTGGTGCGCCGCCTGGGTGAGTTGCTCAATCAGATCCCACTGGAGGTGATGACCACCTGCGATCGCATTATTGCGCTGGCCAGCGAACGGTTGGGGAAGTTGCAGGAGAGCCTCTATATCACGCTCACCGATCACTGTTACTTCGCCATCGAACGGCAGAAAAAAGGGCTGCTTATCCGCAACGGGCTGCTGTGGGAGATCAAGCGTCTCTACCCGAAGGAGTTTGCGCTGGGCCATGAAGCGCGCGCGATTATCGCCAGGCGGCTCGGTGTGACGCTGCCGGAAGATGAAGCGGGCTTTATTGCGCTGCATCTGGTGACGGCACAGTTAAACAGCGCGATGCCGGAGGTGATGCATATCACCCGCGCGATGCAGGAGATCCTGCATATCGTGCAGTATCAGCTAAAGCTGGAGTATGACGAAGAGGGGCTGAGCTATCAGCGCTTTGTAACCCATCTGAAGTTCTTCTCCCAGCGCATGCTGAACAGCACGGTGGTTGACGACGACGATCTCAGCCTCCACCAGGCGGTGAAAGATAACTACCCGCTGGCGTGGAAGTGCGCCGAGAAAGTGGCGCTTCACCTGGCCAGCACCTATCAGCGGCGGCTGACCAACGAAGAGACAATGTTTCTCGCGCTCCATATTGAGCGCGTGAGGAAAGAGCAGCGCTAA
- a CDS encoding MBL fold metallo-hydrolase, with protein sequence MKYYPLLLAFTAAGLTMQHAIATPLSTQQAQAPGYYRMALGDWQLTAVSDGTVKVPLDKLLINITPQQLQTQMAQANMAVQAETSINAFVINTGKELILVDTGAGALMGDAGGHLPENLRAAGIDPAAIDLVLLTHIHGDHSGGVQRDGKPAFPNATVHVDQRDVDLWLNPKRASEVEEGQRHTFAESERSLRPVIDAGKLSTFHAPTTILPGIEAIPAAGHTPGSVIYRVTHGGKTVMLWGDIIHAQPVQLPDPKVAIHFDVDSKQAVATREKVLAQVAREGEWVAAAHIAFPGIGKVIKAGNGYRWVPINYSAKGE encoded by the coding sequence ATGAAATATTATCCGCTACTGCTGGCGTTTACTGCCGCCGGGCTGACTATGCAACACGCCATCGCCACACCGCTTTCCACTCAGCAGGCACAGGCACCGGGCTACTACCGGATGGCGTTGGGCGACTGGCAACTTACCGCCGTCTCGGATGGGACGGTTAAGGTGCCGCTGGACAAGCTGCTGATCAATATTACGCCGCAACAGTTACAGACGCAGATGGCGCAGGCCAATATGGCAGTGCAGGCCGAAACTTCCATCAACGCCTTTGTCATCAACACCGGTAAAGAGCTGATTCTGGTCGATACGGGTGCCGGGGCGCTGATGGGCGACGCGGGCGGTCATCTGCCGGAGAATCTGCGCGCTGCGGGGATCGATCCGGCCGCCATTGATCTGGTGCTGCTGACCCATATTCATGGCGACCACTCCGGTGGCGTGCAGCGTGATGGCAAACCGGCGTTCCCGAATGCCACCGTGCACGTCGACCAGCGCGATGTCGATCTGTGGCTTAATCCGAAGCGGGCGTCGGAGGTGGAGGAGGGGCAGCGCCACACCTTCGCCGAATCGGAACGCTCGCTTCGCCCGGTGATCGATGCCGGTAAGCTAAGCACGTTCCATGCACCAACAACGATCCTCCCCGGTATTGAGGCGATCCCGGCAGCGGGACATACGCCGGGCAGCGTCATTTATCGCGTTACGCACGGCGGAAAAACCGTGATGCTGTGGGGCGACATTATTCATGCTCAGCCAGTGCAACTGCCCGACCCAAAAGTGGCGATTCATTTTGATGTCGATAGTAAGCAGGCGGTAGCAACGCGCGAGAAGGTGCTGGCGCAGGTGGCGCGTGAAGGGGAGTGGGTAGCGGCGGCGCATATCGCCTTCCCGGGGATTGGCAAAGTGATAAAAGCCGGGAACGGTTATCGCTGGGTGCCGATCAATTACAGCGCGAAGGGCGAGTAA
- the surE gene encoding 5'/3'-nucleotidase SurE: MNKTLLALLLTAFASTGAQSAERATRILLVNDDGCDSIGTISLQEKLSAKGFDVWMVAPATNQSGIGSAITFKPNKIFDVKKVAEKRYCFPGTPADAIDFGLLGILKENPPDLVISGVNDGPNTGVTQLNSGTVGAAVRAVRYGYPAIAASIGYLFTAEEQKAGWPSTHKYWPDSVDYVVSLVDKLQAKRQPGQPLLPAGSGLSINYPPLAKSAVKGEKFIGNESFPEAQHSYVLLEDGRAQQVINEKILTPNESDTDTGWLNKGYITLTVFDGQWNAPQYEAQYQALFR, encoded by the coding sequence GTGAATAAAACGTTACTGGCACTTTTGCTCACCGCATTTGCCTCTACCGGCGCACAGTCGGCTGAACGCGCAACGCGCATTTTACTGGTCAACGACGACGGCTGCGACTCTATCGGCACGATCTCCTTACAGGAAAAACTGTCCGCCAAAGGCTTTGATGTCTGGATGGTGGCACCCGCCACCAATCAGAGCGGGATCGGCTCGGCAATTACCTTCAAACCCAACAAAATCTTCGATGTGAAGAAAGTGGCGGAAAAACGCTACTGCTTCCCCGGCACGCCTGCGGATGCCATCGATTTCGGCCTGCTTGGCATTCTGAAAGAGAACCCGCCGGACCTCGTCATTTCCGGTGTCAACGATGGCCCGAACACTGGCGTTACGCAACTTAACTCCGGCACCGTGGGCGCAGCGGTGCGCGCCGTGCGCTACGGCTACCCGGCGATTGCCGCCAGCATCGGTTACCTGTTCACGGCAGAGGAGCAAAAAGCGGGCTGGCCCAGCACGCATAAATACTGGCCGGACTCGGTCGATTATGTGGTCTCGCTGGTCGATAAGCTTCAGGCAAAACGCCAGCCCGGACAGCCGCTGCTGCCAGCCGGCTCCGGCCTGAGCATCAACTACCCTCCGCTGGCGAAAAGCGCGGTGAAGGGCGAGAAATTTATTGGTAATGAATCCTTCCCCGAAGCGCAGCACAGCTATGTGCTGCTGGAAGATGGCCGTGCACAGCAGGTGATCAATGAAAAGATACTGACGCCGAACGAGTCGGACACGGATACCGGCTGGCTCAACAAAGGCTATATCACCCTGACGGTGTTCGATGGCCAGTGGAATGCGCCGCAGTATGAAGCCCAGTATCAGGCCCTGTTCCGCTGA
- a CDS encoding OprD family outer membrane porin, with protein MAHIKFALPLAFLSGISGTCAFANSELPNTQGFIENSRFDVTLKNVWMINTNNQLSEAGIGDQKAWAQGALLDYQSGWYRDAIGIDASWYSVVKLYANKDFAGRDLLRDNNGHAEGFNKIGQLYAKLKWEDEHAYARLYAGWKQLYKFGTLSVTRSRAAPSSWQGVSLESGLGDLSARAAWVTRFSERDEPEKRRFYTLKTNKPIDYIVTGDISWSPDKNTRVSWLAGESDNYLFRQGIEAQFTLPLAEKESLLLRSAWYYNRGLAEWEGARGFTHSAQHIFALMGYQYYAMESGVAWSKTKAPLDNGLGHFYWHMGKNTRGAFNSPADGEGNDYVNDNEQMIYWYGKYVLSPELTTGIFANYGFGAKYQGVKLNQWEYGGFIAWTSKAVSGLSLFAGFGPSYSWKLVKGKPWLTDDKRDFHRSHGLGGGITMEYKFGLHNQ; from the coding sequence ATGGCACATATTAAATTCGCCTTACCTTTGGCGTTCCTGTCAGGTATTAGTGGCACTTGCGCTTTTGCCAATAGTGAACTGCCCAACACTCAGGGTTTTATTGAAAATAGTCGATTCGATGTCACGTTAAAAAATGTCTGGATGATTAATACTAATAACCAGCTCTCAGAAGCCGGTATTGGTGACCAGAAAGCGTGGGCGCAGGGCGCGCTGCTTGATTATCAAAGCGGCTGGTACCGGGATGCCATCGGTATCGATGCCTCATGGTATAGCGTGGTCAAGCTCTACGCGAACAAAGACTTTGCCGGGCGCGATCTGCTGCGCGATAACAACGGTCATGCGGAAGGGTTCAACAAAATTGGTCAGCTTTACGCCAAGCTCAAATGGGAGGATGAGCATGCGTACGCCAGGCTCTATGCGGGCTGGAAGCAGCTTTATAAGTTCGGTACGCTCAGCGTCACGCGCAGCCGGGCCGCACCAAGTTCATGGCAGGGGGTAAGTCTCGAGAGCGGCCTGGGCGATCTCTCTGCCCGCGCCGCCTGGGTCACCCGTTTTTCAGAACGTGATGAACCGGAAAAGCGCCGCTTTTATACTTTAAAAACTAATAAGCCCATCGATTACATTGTTACCGGTGATATAAGCTGGAGTCCTGATAAAAATACCCGCGTAAGCTGGCTGGCAGGCGAAAGTGATAATTATCTTTTCCGTCAGGGAATAGAGGCGCAATTCACATTGCCACTGGCTGAAAAAGAGTCGCTGTTATTACGCAGTGCCTGGTATTACAATCGCGGGCTGGCAGAGTGGGAAGGTGCGCGCGGATTTACCCATAGCGCGCAGCATATTTTTGCGCTGATGGGCTACCAATATTACGCAATGGAGTCAGGTGTCGCTTGGTCAAAAACAAAAGCGCCGTTGGATAATGGCCTCGGGCACTTTTATTGGCATATGGGTAAAAACACCCGTGGCGCATTTAATAGCCCGGCGGATGGCGAAGGCAATGATTACGTCAATGATAATGAGCAGATGATTTATTGGTACGGTAAATATGTTCTCTCGCCGGAATTGACCACAGGTATTTTCGCTAATTATGGTTTTGGGGCGAAATATCAGGGCGTCAAATTAAATCAGTGGGAGTATGGCGGTTTTATTGCGTGGACGTCGAAAGCTGTCTCTGGCTTATCGCTGTTTGCCGGCTTTGGCCCAAGCTACAGCTGGAAGCTGGTAAAAGGCAAACCCTGGCTGACGGACGATAAGCGCGATTTCCATCGTTCCCATGGCCTCGGCGGCGGCATCACCATGGAATACAAATTTGGTCTGCATAATCAATAA
- a CDS encoding LysR family transcriptional regulator: MTIKENDFRKIDLNLLIAFAVLYREQSVSAAADKLHLGQPAVSGVLSRLRTLFDDPLFIRSGHKMQPTARASELHSELLPLLEQLQSALFQQAAFDAQTAKATLTLGMADWVEIWLMPKLIPALMQHAPGIRLNVVASDPFSDATRLEGGEMDMAVSVAVGGPRWLEREVLTTMPFATLWHPQQLTLSAPLDVQTFAAQRHLMVSYREASSSHFDTLLAKSGYQRQIHYTTPHFAALPGLLETMPALATVPAGLADEWQRTRGLMRSPLPLDAEPIEVAMLWHQRHSSDPAVMWLKTFIAALIV; encoded by the coding sequence ATGACTATCAAAGAGAATGATTTCCGCAAGATCGATCTGAACCTGTTGATCGCCTTTGCCGTACTGTACCGCGAACAGAGCGTCTCTGCGGCAGCGGATAAATTGCATCTGGGCCAGCCGGCGGTGAGCGGCGTGCTGTCGCGTCTGCGTACGCTGTTTGACGATCCGCTGTTTATTCGCAGCGGCCATAAAATGCAGCCCACCGCCCGCGCCAGCGAACTGCACAGTGAACTCCTGCCGCTGCTGGAGCAGTTGCAGAGCGCGCTGTTTCAACAGGCGGCGTTCGATGCGCAAACCGCAAAGGCGACGCTGACGCTGGGCATGGCGGACTGGGTCGAGATATGGCTGATGCCAAAGCTAATTCCGGCGCTGATGCAGCATGCGCCCGGCATCCGCCTGAACGTGGTGGCAAGCGATCCCTTCAGCGATGCCACACGGCTTGAGGGCGGAGAAATGGATATGGCGGTCAGCGTCGCGGTTGGCGGGCCGCGCTGGCTGGAGCGCGAAGTGTTAACCACCATGCCGTTTGCCACCCTCTGGCATCCGCAGCAGTTAACGCTCAGCGCCCCGCTGGATGTGCAGACCTTTGCCGCGCAGCGACATTTGATGGTCAGCTATCGCGAAGCGAGCAGCAGCCATTTTGATACTCTGCTGGCAAAAAGCGGCTATCAACGGCAGATCCACTACACCACGCCGCACTTCGCCGCGCTGCCTGGTTTGCTGGAGACGATGCCCGCGCTGGCAACGGTGCCCGCCGGGCTGGCGGATGAGTGGCAGCGCACCCGTGGATTGATGCGCAGCCCGTTACCGCTCGACGCGGAGCCAATTGAAGTCGCCATGCTCTGGCATCAGCGCCACAGCAGCGATCCGGCGGTGATGTGGCTCAAAACCTTTATCGCTGCGCTTATCGTCTGA
- the bglF gene encoding PTS beta-glucoside transporter subunit IIABC, translated as MDYQTLANVILSHVGGKENISSVVHCATRLRFKLKEMKKADADGLKKEPGVIMVVESGGQFQVVIGNHVHDVWLAVCDAAGLKEDAPVVASDEKSSLFSRLIDIISGIFTPFIGILAASGILKGILALAVVCNWLTPESGTYKIWFAASDALFFFFPLVLGYTAGKKFGGNPFITMAIGGALTHPLMIAAFDAAQMTGAVSETFLGIPVTFLNYSGSVIPIILASWVSCWLEKQGNRFLHSAVKNFFSPVLCIAVTVPLTFLIIGPVATWLSQGLANGYQAIYTLSPWLAGGAMGALWQVCVIFGLHWGLVPLMINNMAVFGQDSMLPILLPAVLGQVGATLGIFLRSRDKQQKTLAGSAVAAGIFGITEPAVYGLTLPLRRPFIFGCLGGSLGGAIVGFSGTHTYSFGMANVFSFAQMIPPGGIDATLWGGIVGSAASFMLALLLTCIAGLPKAPAAVAAPAQKPEADGMTLLAPMSGSVLALDQVTDATFASGVLGDGVAIIPVDCRVVAPFAGEVASLFETKHAIGLLSDSGVEMLIHVGIDTVKLDGKPFTAHVSVGDRVEPGDLLLEFDRAAILEAGFDLATPIIISNSENFASVNNVAPTSVQAGKPLLAVAV; from the coding sequence ATGGATTATCAAACGCTGGCGAACGTCATTCTCAGCCACGTTGGCGGCAAGGAGAACATCAGCAGCGTGGTGCATTGCGCTACGCGGTTACGCTTTAAACTCAAAGAGATGAAAAAGGCCGATGCCGACGGGCTAAAAAAAGAGCCCGGGGTCATCATGGTCGTGGAGAGCGGCGGACAGTTTCAGGTGGTGATCGGCAACCACGTGCACGACGTCTGGCTGGCGGTATGCGACGCGGCCGGGCTAAAGGAGGATGCGCCGGTCGTCGCAAGCGATGAAAAAAGTTCGCTCTTTAGCCGCCTGATTGACATTATTTCGGGCATCTTCACCCCCTTTATTGGCATCCTGGCCGCGTCCGGGATCCTGAAAGGCATTCTGGCGCTGGCGGTGGTCTGCAACTGGCTGACGCCAGAGAGCGGCACTTATAAAATCTGGTTCGCCGCCAGCGATGCGCTCTTCTTCTTCTTCCCGCTGGTGCTGGGTTATACCGCCGGGAAAAAATTTGGCGGCAACCCCTTTATCACCATGGCAATTGGCGGAGCGTTAACCCATCCGCTGATGATCGCCGCCTTTGACGCTGCGCAGATGACCGGGGCGGTAAGCGAAACCTTCCTCGGCATTCCGGTCACCTTTCTCAACTACAGCGGCTCGGTGATCCCGATTATTCTCGCCTCATGGGTCAGCTGCTGGCTGGAAAAGCAGGGCAACCGCTTTTTGCACTCTGCCGTGAAGAACTTCTTCTCGCCGGTGCTCTGCATTGCCGTCACCGTCCCGCTCACCTTTTTGATTATCGGCCCGGTTGCCACGTGGCTGAGTCAGGGGCTGGCGAACGGTTATCAGGCCATCTACACCCTCTCTCCCTGGCTGGCGGGTGGCGCGATGGGCGCACTGTGGCAGGTGTGCGTGATATTTGGCCTGCACTGGGGATTAGTGCCGCTGATGATCAACAACATGGCCGTCTTTGGTCAGGACTCAATGCTGCCGATCCTGCTGCCTGCGGTGCTTGGACAGGTGGGTGCCACGCTGGGTATTTTTCTGCGCAGCCGTGACAAACAGCAAAAAACGCTGGCGGGTTCAGCCGTGGCGGCGGGCATTTTCGGCATCACTGAACCGGCGGTCTATGGCTTAACCCTGCCGCTGCGCCGTCCGTTTATTTTTGGTTGCCTGGGCGGCTCGCTGGGCGGAGCGATTGTCGGCTTTAGCGGCACGCACACCTACTCCTTCGGCATGGCGAACGTTTTCTCTTTTGCTCAGATGATCCCGCCAGGCGGCATCGACGCCACCCTGTGGGGCGGTATTGTCGGCAGCGCGGCGTCGTTTATGCTGGCATTACTGCTGACCTGCATTGCCGGGCTGCCGAAAGCACCGGCAGCCGTTGCGGCCCCTGCGCAAAAACCAGAGGCTGATGGGATGACGCTGCTAGCACCGATGAGCGGCAGCGTGCTGGCGCTGGATCAGGTGACGGATGCTACCTTCGCCAGCGGTGTTCTGGGGGATGGCGTGGCGATTATTCCGGTGGACTGCCGGGTTGTCGCACCGTTTGCCGGGGAGGTGGCCTCACTGTTTGAAACCAAACATGCGATTGGCCTGCTTAGTGATAGCGGGGTAGAGATGTTGATCCATGTCGGTATCGATACCGTCAAGCTGGACGGGAAACCTTTCACCGCGCATGTCAGCGTCGGCGACAGAGTAGAGCCAGGCGATCTGCTGCTTGAATTCGATCGCGCCGCGATCCTTGAAGCCGGCTTCGATCTCGCCACGCCCATTATCATCAGTAATAGCGAAAACTTTGCCAGCGTAAATAACGTGGCACCCACCTCTGTTCAGGCCGGGAAACCGCTTCTGGCGGTAGCCGTGTAA
- the dusC gene encoding tRNA dihydrouridine(16) synthase DusC, whose protein sequence is MRVLLAPMEGVLDSLVRELLTDVNDYDLCITEFLRVVDQLLPVKSFHKICPELQRQSRTSSGTLVRVQLLGQYPQWLAENAARAVELGSWGVDLNCGCPSKLVNGSGGGATLLKDPELIYRGAKAMREAVPSHLPVTVKIRLGWENSARQFEIADAVQQAGASELTVHGRTKEDGYKAERINWQAIGEIRQRLSIPVIANGEIWDWQSAQACMAATGCDAVMIGRGALNVPNLSRVVKYNEPRMPWPEVVALLAKYSRLEKQGDTGLYHVARIKQWLGYLRKEYAEAGELFAEIRTYKTSQDIAAAIARAEI, encoded by the coding sequence ATGCGTGTATTACTGGCTCCAATGGAGGGCGTGCTCGATTCTCTGGTGCGCGAGCTGCTGACTGACGTCAATGATTATGATCTCTGCATCACCGAGTTTCTGCGCGTGGTCGATCAGCTGCTGCCGGTAAAATCCTTCCATAAAATCTGCCCGGAATTGCAGCGCCAGAGCCGCACCTCCTCAGGCACATTAGTGCGCGTTCAGCTGTTGGGTCAATATCCGCAGTGGCTGGCGGAAAATGCTGCCCGCGCGGTTGAACTCGGCTCGTGGGGGGTTGATCTGAACTGCGGTTGCCCGTCGAAACTGGTCAACGGCAGCGGCGGCGGGGCGACATTACTCAAAGATCCGGAGCTGATTTATCGCGGCGCGAAGGCGATGCGTGAAGCGGTGCCGTCGCATCTGCCGGTGACGGTGAAAATTCGTCTTGGCTGGGAGAACTCCGCCCGCCAGTTTGAAATTGCCGATGCGGTACAGCAGGCGGGTGCCAGCGAACTGACGGTGCATGGCCGCACGAAAGAGGATGGCTATAAAGCCGAGCGCATTAACTGGCAGGCGATCGGTGAGATCCGACAGCGCCTGTCGATCCCGGTTATCGCCAACGGTGAAATCTGGGACTGGCAGAGTGCGCAGGCCTGCATGGCGGCGACCGGCTGCGATGCGGTGATGATTGGCCGCGGCGCGCTCAATGTGCCAAACCTCAGCCGGGTGGTGAAATATAACGAGCCGCGTATGCCCTGGCCTGAAGTGGTTGCGCTGCTGGCGAAATACAGCCGGCTTGAGAAGCAGGGTGATACCGGTTTGTATCATGTTGCCCGCATCAAGCAGTGGCTGGGCTATCTGCGCAAAGAGTACGCTGAAGCTGGTGAGCTATTTGCGGAAATTCGCACCTACAAAACCTCTCAGGATATTGCGGCAGCCATTGCGCGCGCCGAAATATAG
- a CDS encoding CidB/LrgB family autolysis modulator encodes MMAYIWWSLPLTLAVFFAARKLAARFKLALLNPLLIAMVVIIPLLLLTGTPYDHYFQGSKVLNDLLQPAVVALAFPLYEQLHQIRARWKSIITICFIGSLVAMISGTLIALLMGATPEIAASILPKSVTTPIAMAVGGSIGGIPAISAVCVIFVGVLGAVFGHTLLNLMRIKTKSARGLAMGTASHALGTARSAELDYQEGAFSSLALVICGIITSLIAPFLFPLLIALWG; translated from the coding sequence GTGATGGCCTATATCTGGTGGTCCCTGCCGTTAACGCTGGCGGTCTTTTTCGCCGCCCGCAAACTGGCCGCGCGCTTTAAATTGGCGCTGCTTAACCCTTTACTGATCGCGATGGTGGTGATCATACCGCTGCTGTTGCTGACCGGTACGCCCTACGATCACTACTTCCAGGGCAGTAAAGTGCTCAACGATCTGCTGCAACCCGCAGTCGTGGCGCTGGCGTTTCCTCTTTATGAACAGCTGCATCAGATTCGTGCACGCTGGAAATCGATTATTACCATCTGCTTTATCGGCAGCCTGGTGGCGATGATCAGCGGAACGCTTATCGCGCTGCTGATGGGGGCCACGCCGGAGATTGCTGCTTCGATATTACCAAAGTCCGTCACCACGCCGATTGCCATGGCGGTGGGTGGCAGCATTGGCGGCATTCCGGCAATCAGCGCGGTGTGCGTGATTTTTGTCGGCGTGCTTGGCGCAGTCTTTGGGCACACCTTACTGAACCTGATGCGCATTAAGACCAAATCGGCACGCGGGCTGGCAATGGGTACCGCCTCGCACGCGCTGGGCACCGCGCGCAGCGCGGAACTTGATTACCAGGAGGGCGCCTTCAGCTCGTTGGCGCTGGTGATCTGCGGGATTATCACCTCGCTTATCGCGCCGTTCCTCTTTCCGCTGCTGATTGCGCTGTGGGGTTAA
- a CDS encoding CidA/LrgA family protein, whose product MNKSLIIIWQYLRAFALIYACLYAGIFVASLLPIAIPGSIIGMLIMFVLLALQILPAKWVNPGCFLLIRYMALLFVPIGVGVMQYYDVLRAQFGPIVVSCAVSTLVVFLVVSWSTHLVHGERKVAGREETKE is encoded by the coding sequence ATGAATAAATCACTGATAATCATCTGGCAGTACCTGCGAGCCTTCGCACTCATCTATGCCTGCTTATATGCGGGTATTTTTGTCGCCTCTCTGCTGCCGATCGCCATTCCAGGCAGCATTATTGGCATGCTGATTATGTTTGTCCTGCTGGCGCTGCAGATCCTGCCAGCGAAGTGGGTCAATCCCGGCTGTTTTCTGCTTATTCGCTACATGGCGCTGCTGTTTGTCCCTATCGGCGTCGGCGTCATGCAGTATTACGACGTGCTGCGCGCACAGTTCGGCCCGATTGTGGTCTCGTGCGCGGTGAGCACGCTGGTGGTCTTTTTGGTAGTGAGCTGGAGTACCCATCTGGTACACGGCGAGCGTAAAGTAGCCGGTCGTGAGGAAACAAAAGAGTGA